In Crinalium epipsammum PCC 9333, the following are encoded in one genomic region:
- a CDS encoding LuxR C-terminal-related transcriptional regulator, protein MTSPLKFLFETIDQAHSEDEMRSQIVPQIGEYFVAKRCAIFFFDQLPNLNKNLQKILKIGLSVEHNPVVRYLVERHAPVHEALVMSPKAWTIICPRPDHWHVMAGPIINRGQLVGVVGCTREKSMPAFDTQNLADLSAICLHLSVWVTTVRSCSNSKELSQHQPIGGSRLTPREMQIAQLVALGRTNAEIGNELWITENSVKQALKRMFRKLEVSSRAEMVAQLFAVRQYS, encoded by the coding sequence ATGACAAGTCCTTTGAAGTTTTTGTTTGAAACCATCGATCAAGCCCATAGTGAAGATGAAATGCGATCGCAAATCGTCCCCCAAATTGGTGAGTATTTTGTAGCTAAACGATGTGCCATTTTTTTCTTCGATCAACTTCCCAATTTAAATAAAAATCTGCAAAAAATATTGAAAATAGGTCTATCAGTTGAACATAATCCTGTGGTGCGTTATTTAGTAGAGCGCCATGCTCCTGTCCACGAAGCATTAGTAATGTCGCCAAAAGCTTGGACAATCATCTGTCCCCGTCCGGATCATTGGCACGTGATGGCGGGGCCGATCATCAATCGCGGTCAATTAGTAGGTGTAGTGGGCTGCACTCGTGAAAAGTCTATGCCTGCCTTTGATACACAAAATCTCGCCGATTTGAGTGCTATCTGCTTACATTTATCTGTTTGGGTGACAACGGTGCGATCGTGTAGCAACTCAAAAGAATTATCCCAGCATCAACCTATTGGTGGCTCACGCTTAACGCCCCGTGAAATGCAAATTGCACAATTAGTTGCTTTGGGACGAACAAATGCAGAAATTGGCAATGAACTTTGGATTACGGAAAATTCTGTCAAGCAGGCATTAAAGCGGATGTTCCGTAAGCTTGAGGTTTCGTCGCGTGCCGAGATGGTTGCACAGCTTTTTGCTGTACGTCAATATTCATAA
- a CDS encoding DUF6220 domain-containing protein, which translates to MTVNSEIDSASIRPLFLGFYTTSVIFNICLIFQLLTVGVAYFNNPEWWNIHVWLVRGYSGLSLILLLWSFITPFPRRIQRLTATLPVLLGLQFTSIHIKTPFHLEILHPLMGFSLFYVSSSLVHGVSRILPSVNHHNEQI; encoded by the coding sequence ATGACAGTAAATTCGGAAATTGATAGCGCGAGCATACGCCCTCTTTTTCTTGGCTTTTATACAACTTCGGTAATCTTTAACATCTGCTTGATTTTTCAGTTATTAACGGTTGGGGTTGCTTACTTTAATAACCCTGAATGGTGGAATATTCATGTTTGGCTAGTACGAGGCTACAGTGGACTGTCATTAATATTACTCTTATGGTCATTCATCACCCCATTCCCACGTCGAATACAACGTCTCACTGCAACTCTACCAGTGCTGCTGGGACTACAATTTACCAGCATTCATATCAAGACTCCTTTTCATCTAGAAATACTACATCCTTTGATGGGATTTAGTTTATTTTATGTTTCTTCAAGCCTTGTACATGGCGTATCGCGCATTTTGCCGTCTGTCAATCATCACAACGAGCAAATTTGA
- a CDS encoding MAPEG family protein, whose translation MAQDTIFSPFFATVFLTLLVWVYMYIRRISFFTSLKSHSLDMAVPTTPEQLAQISPPSVSNPSDNLKNLFEIPVIFYALVLYLFMTKQVDAVYVNAAWVFVIFRALHSIVHCTFNFIMVRFYLYLFATLAVWFITIRAAIIHFGT comes from the coding sequence ATGGCGCAAGATACAATTTTCAGCCCCTTCTTTGCAACAGTGTTTCTAACACTCTTGGTCTGGGTGTATATGTACATCCGCCGTATCAGTTTCTTTACCAGTTTAAAGAGCCACTCTCTTGATATGGCTGTACCTACTACACCTGAGCAACTGGCGCAGATATCGCCACCAAGCGTATCCAATCCATCAGATAACCTCAAGAATCTGTTCGAGATTCCGGTAATTTTCTACGCGCTAGTGTTATACCTCTTCATGACAAAGCAGGTGGATGCAGTATATGTCAATGCCGCGTGGGTTTTCGTTATATTTCGCGCATTGCATAGCATCGTCCATTGTACATTCAATTTCATCATGGTTCGGTTCTACCTCTACCTATTCGCCACCCTCGCGGTATGGTTCATCACCATCCGCGCAGCCATTATTCACTTTGGCACATAG
- a CDS encoding zinc-ribbon domain containing protein, translating into MKSGKQRRIELKAKKQSRKEKLSAKQLTLRESQKLPPSKLAVLQDGVIVDTTTLAPLNSYSVPDFVQRQYYIDRPFTCADCNSQEIWTAAQQKWWYEEAKGSLLLL; encoded by the coding sequence ATGAAGAGTGGAAAACAGCGTCGAATTGAACTCAAGGCAAAAAAACAATCTCGTAAAGAAAAGCTGTCTGCCAAACAGCTAACATTGAGAGAAAGCCAGAAGCTTCCCCCGTCTAAGTTGGCAGTATTACAAGACGGTGTAATTGTTGATACAACGACCCTTGCTCCTCTTAACAGCTACAGTGTTCCAGACTTCGTTCAGCGTCAATATTATATTGATCGACCCTTTACTTGTGCAGATTGTAACAGTCAAGAAATCTGGACAGCAGCGCAGCAGAAGTGGTGGTATGAGGAAGCTAAAGGTAGTTTATTATTGCTCTGA
- a CDS encoding CDP-alcohol phosphatidyltransferase family protein has translation MNTQKVPFFVERIPSILVGIRVAIAPLLVLDALDHDTTIWFVVGYIIAILSDIFDGIIARRLGVSTVELRQADSWADIFLFICLAISTWLVYPHVLRDFKTPLFLALAAQLILFTISLIKFKKLPSFHTYTAKIWGLMLLIATVSLFGFDYDKPLWLAIVLCWINSTEEIAMTLLLPEWKCDVLSIFHALNLRRDLPQ, from the coding sequence ATGAATACTCAAAAAGTTCCTTTTTTTGTTGAGCGAATTCCCAGCATTCTTGTTGGTATTCGTGTAGCGATCGCACCTCTACTGGTGCTGGATGCGCTGGATCATGATACTACAATTTGGTTCGTTGTTGGCTATATTATTGCAATTTTATCTGATATCTTTGATGGCATCATTGCCCGTCGATTAGGAGTCAGCACAGTTGAACTTCGACAAGCAGATAGCTGGGCAGATATCTTTCTGTTTATTTGCCTTGCTATTAGCACATGGTTAGTCTATCCTCATGTGTTGAGGGATTTTAAAACTCCTTTATTTTTGGCTCTAGCCGCTCAACTAATTTTATTTACTATTAGTTTAATTAAATTTAAAAAACTTCCTAGTTTTCATACTTACACTGCGAAAATTTGGGGACTGATGCTGTTGATTGCTACTGTAAGCTTATTTGGGTTTGACTATGATAAACCCCTGTGGCTGGCAATTGTTCTTTGTTGGATAAACAGCACCGAAGAGATAGCAATGACATTACTATTGCCCGAATGGAAATGTGATGTTTTGAGTATCTTTCACGCTTTAAATCTGCGCCGCGATTTGCCCCAGTGA
- a CDS encoding tetratricopeptide repeat protein — protein sequence MTCRESDINSSYYWQTKGCELCAIEQYSEAISAFDLALSFESNDCRTWNYRGNALSALHRQAEALSCYDKATALSPSYHQAWFNRGLLLSEMSAYGSAIASYDRAIKLYPDSRYLHARASIGIKQKLVLFAF from the coding sequence ATGACTTGTAGAGAATCAGATATTAACTCCTCATATTACTGGCAAACTAAAGGTTGTGAACTTTGCGCGATTGAGCAGTATAGTGAAGCCATCTCAGCATTCGATCTGGCATTGAGCTTTGAGTCAAATGATTGCCGTACTTGGAATTATCGCGGCAATGCTTTAAGTGCTTTACATCGGCAAGCCGAAGCGTTGAGTTGTTACGACAAAGCCACTGCGCTTTCTCCTTCCTATCATCAAGCTTGGTTTAATCGAGGATTGCTGCTTTCTGAAATGTCTGCTTATGGATCTGCGATCGCATCCTACGATCGCGCTATCAAACTATATCCTGATTCCCGCTACCTTCATGCCAGAGCAAGTATTGGGATAAAACAGAAGCTGGTTCTCTTTGCTTTTTAA
- a CDS encoding protein adenylyltransferase SelO, translating into MSYPSQPSAEPCVTTFDEFVQLADYSLMDTLNADPDATADGDDHRARQVFSGHFVPVTPTPLADPEYVAHSRTFFKELGLSDGLALNEKFRRVFSGDLSAAHEPMRQVGWATGYALSIYGTEYTQQCPFGTGNGYGDGRAISVFEGIINGQRWEMQLKGGGPTPYCRGADGRAVLRSSVREFLAQDYMQALGVPTSRSLTLYVSKSETVTRPWYSQDSYSIDPDVLVDNPVAISTRVAPSFLRVGQLELFARRTRSNAHPKALEELSMIVSHLIEREYKSDINQSLGFADQLVELAKLFRQRLTSLVANWLRVGYCQGNFNSDNCAAGGFTLDYGPFGFCEKFDPWFQPWTGGGEHFSFFNQPIAAEANYYMFWKSVRLLLKEDAEALEQFDQVGRGFSEAMQKQIQKMWADKLGLTEYHPKLFEKLMQLMTDSEVDYTIFFRELSHIPDDISALKKSFYVKTSPQLDEQWQSWLLSWRDLVINDGNLAEISTKMKQTNPKYTWREWLIAPAYQQAMQGDYTLVKELQEVLFYPYDEQSQDVEDKYYRLRPNAFFNTGGVSHYSCSS; encoded by the coding sequence ATGTCATATCCATCTCAACCCTCTGCTGAACCTTGTGTAACGACCTTCGATGAGTTTGTGCAATTGGCGGATTATTCTCTGATGGATACCTTAAATGCCGATCCTGATGCCACTGCAGATGGTGATGATCACCGGGCCCGCCAGGTTTTTTCTGGTCATTTCGTGCCTGTGACACCCACGCCGCTTGCAGACCCAGAATATGTAGCTCATAGCCGCACTTTTTTTAAGGAACTTGGGTTGAGCGATGGACTGGCGCTTAATGAAAAATTTCGCCGTGTATTTTCTGGTGATCTCTCTGCTGCCCATGAGCCGATGCGTCAGGTGGGCTGGGCGACGGGTTATGCCCTGTCGATTTATGGCACCGAATATACCCAACAATGTCCATTTGGTACGGGTAATGGTTATGGCGATGGTCGAGCAATATCTGTATTTGAAGGAATCATCAATGGACAGCGCTGGGAAATGCAATTGAAAGGGGGCGGCCCAACGCCTTATTGCCGGGGTGCCGACGGGCGTGCTGTCCTCCGGTCAAGTGTGCGTGAGTTTCTAGCGCAAGACTATATGCAAGCGTTAGGTGTGCCAACATCGCGCTCTTTGACACTGTATGTTTCTAAATCTGAGACTGTTACCCGGCCTTGGTATTCTCAAGACTCCTACTCTATTGACCCTGATGTTTTGGTGGACAATCCTGTGGCCATTTCAACTCGCGTTGCACCCTCCTTTTTGCGCGTTGGTCAGCTAGAGTTATTTGCCCGCCGCACTCGCAGCAATGCTCATCCAAAAGCATTAGAAGAGTTGAGCATGATAGTGTCGCACTTAATTGAGCGAGAGTACAAAAGCGACATTAATCAAAGCCTTGGTTTTGCCGATCAATTAGTTGAGTTGGCTAAGCTATTTCGCCAGCGTCTCACTTCACTGGTGGCTAATTGGCTACGTGTTGGTTATTGCCAGGGTAATTTTAACAGTGACAACTGCGCTGCTGGAGGCTTTACCCTAGACTATGGACCCTTTGGATTTTGTGAAAAATTTGACCCTTGGTTTCAACCTTGGACTGGTGGCGGCGAGCACTTTTCATTCTTCAATCAGCCCATTGCAGCAGAAGCAAATTATTACATGTTTTGGAAATCTGTGAGACTGCTACTGAAAGAAGATGCTGAAGCGTTAGAACAGTTCGACCAAGTAGGCCGCGGCTTTTCAGAAGCCATGCAAAAACAAATCCAAAAAATGTGGGCGGACAAACTTGGCTTGACTGAATATCACCCAAAGCTATTTGAAAAATTGATGCAGTTAATGACTGACTCAGAGGTAGATTACACCATTTTCTTCCGCGAGTTATCCCATATACCAGATGATATCTCAGCATTGAAAAAAAGCTTCTACGTTAAAACTTCACCACAACTCGATGAACAATGGCAATCTTGGCTCTTAAGCTGGCGCGACCTCGTCATTAACGACGGCAATTTGGCTGAGATATCGACAAAGATGAAACAGACGAACCCAAAATACACATGGCGAGAGTGGTTGATTGCCCCTGCGTACCAACAAGCCATGCAGGGTGACTATACTTTAGTTAAAGAGTTGCAAGAAGTCCTCTTCTATCCATATGATGAGCAATCACAAGACGTAGAAGATAAATACTATCGTCTAAGACCTAATGCGTTTTTTAACACGGGTGGCGTGTCACACTATAGCTGTTCATCTTGA
- a CDS encoding HNH endonuclease: MYGNHCCWCGKQMRRSERTIEHLVPKSLGGSNSLSNLRLACFSCNNSRGNSLLPPQIRKTFELPNRSY; encoded by the coding sequence ATGTATGGAAACCACTGTTGCTGGTGCGGCAAGCAAATGAGAAGGTCGGAAAGAACTATTGAACACTTAGTCCCCAAAAGCTTGGGTGGTTCTAATAGTCTCTCGAATTTGCGTTTGGCTTGTTTCAGTTGCAATAATTCCCGTGGGAACAGCCTGTTACCTCCACAGATTAGAAAAACTTTTGAACTTCCAAATAGAAGTTACTAA
- a CDS encoding DUF1822 family protein has protein sequence MNSTTSPLLMVPLDLAIHSRAKDLAAQQSTVEKGKRVYLNALAVYAVHCYLNWLQIPTDLTESDCFNPVKAALSNVADLVIPNIGTLECCPVLPRQTVILLQSASEQRIGYVAIQFQESLDSVQLLGFAPAFDEANPPAQLGVSELQPIEALLEQITRLEEGIAFLQTDDPVAVQVRSVLENKPLSEIVARLEILYRTVDEFEWRYAGGEILAVESTAVGATRETIQADDSELEDLAEMLMEKLAEIWGDSA, from the coding sequence ATGAATAGCACAACTTCCCCCTTGTTAATGGTTCCGCTAGATTTAGCAATTCATTCTAGAGCCAAAGATTTAGCTGCTCAACAAAGCACTGTAGAAAAAGGAAAACGAGTTTACTTAAATGCCTTAGCAGTTTACGCCGTCCACTGTTATTTAAATTGGTTGCAAATCCCAACAGATTTAACAGAATCAGATTGTTTTAATCCAGTAAAAGCCGCTTTATCAAATGTAGCTGATTTGGTAATTCCAAATATCGGAACATTAGAATGCTGTCCAGTTTTACCCCGACAAACTGTTATTTTATTACAGAGTGCTAGCGAACAGAGGATTGGCTATGTAGCAATACAGTTTCAAGAAAGCCTAGACTCAGTACAACTATTAGGATTTGCACCTGCCTTTGATGAGGCGAATCCACCTGCACAGTTAGGAGTGTCAGAACTTCAGCCTATTGAGGCTCTTTTAGAGCAAATTACTCGTTTAGAAGAAGGGATCGCATTTCTACAAACTGATGATCCGGTAGCAGTACAAGTCCGTTCGGTATTAGAAAACAAACCTTTATCAGAAATTGTGGCACGGTTGGAGATTCTTTACCGAACTGTCGATGAATTTGAGTGGCGGTACGCTGGAGGAGAAATATTAGCGGTCGAGTCTACAGCTGTTGGTGCTACCCGTGAAACAATTCAAGCTGATGATAGCGAATTAGAAGATTTAGCTGAAATGTTAATGGAGAAGTTAGCAGAAATTTGGGGAGATTCTGCGTAA
- a CDS encoding CHAT domain-containing protein — protein sequence MAQRSEDYYRLIHHLLTCRDGEESKILMANPDLIDDGLIEALKQVSSMMAQQGNQNLADYLIDIAKEVPNTPFFRSVTSATGAKSSASPRVKDLQLPPLLDEIFKTMGESQGNPQVVYRLLQANKDKLNDNFVEQYHQWAVSSLHNADPDTAEMLATLIIGFSSLMYQSPLGNRDINLEIAITGYEVVANIFTREAFPQKWAESQLNLAPAYRHRIRGNRADNQEKAIAACNNGLLIYTRETCLDKWATLQNNLGLVYTDRITEDKAENLEKSISCYETALKIVNRTQLPELWGTLQNNLGNAYLFRIQGDEAQNLDHAIACYQVALQVRTRSASPYYWASSQHNLATAYEQRILGNKQQNLEKAISAYINALEVYTISDYPERWAGTKSSLGNAYYATDKFTEAIDCLRAALQFFTSTNFPRECIRTGLILGKTALAAGMKAEAFEGYSVAIEAAEQIRHWGGISNAQEIPEEIQAYTNMVVFCITNGEQDKAREYAERSGFQQVLSLLDDEFKKVFSNLQFLGQVLQVTAENPGESQIVYQLLENNIHQLNEEFVEQLQAIEYGWRDLTSGQSIQIAATLLSFSDLIQQFSIGEQATNLRIAATGYEVATAVFTKKDFPEQWGNIQDRIRRIFLFQLFEVLSKNQQNSECIYQLLEANKHKLDERFATILRLNTEAILSEVPPEGAKSIATILFYLSSLIQEFQQGNQANNLEISITGHEVAAKVLQNEDSPEAWCLCQSMLGNAYHRRIKGERAENLEKSLFYLHKALQVPTHEQFPQLWAEIQSNLVIAYSYRIRGDQAENLELAIKAGEAAMQVYTRDKYPEGWGKIQNNLGIVYRDRILGNKAENLEKAIAHYQNSLLVRTREDFPELWAQTQMNLASAYRNRRLGDAAENVEMAIAANTSALQVYRKEAFPENWAGVQMNLANAYLHRIHGDENENLQKAIAAHQSALKVLTKDEFPYSWAMTHLNLGNVFLAQDQTEAAITCYRSALKIFTPIAFPAECLKAGQMLGNTTFMLSDWAEVIKGYSVAIEAVENSRSWASSETRRQEILADSIHIYQYMVQACINNKHPSKAVEYVERSRSKRLVDLMASNDLYSDGEIPPEIQQYLQDFEAIQRQIDNEIHYNSGNLDGNELGKSGHNRAAIAPDSETIANLEANKQQIWEQIRRLDPVLAGQIQVIPMNLSSIQQLIKLPTTAILSFYITLFDTHIFVIRQNQINLHTCTGLGFEILQASILTPWLEQYLNKQDTWKEQLPLLAAKLAEFLKLNNLIAQHLKSIEELIIIPHIGLHQIPFSALPIAENQYLGDKFLIRYVPSCQILEFCHNRSTSGSYLDYGIVEDATEDLPYASWEGEQLATLYDIPNHLHLKGNQQASVSNYRNLLQKVQVIHSSHHAQSRLDNPLESALILADGCITLSQLLTPSWRIPQLEEVFLSCCETGLGVAEITDDILTLSTGFLCVGARSVISTLWAVDDLATALFSLFYYQYRHQGNHRLESIKKAQFELRTITGETLAIVYKPKLSDFLTQKLKETDTLRKEAKKERDIHPHDSSMYQQVEQEYKKHDQVGKQIYQAKRNLDSFCQESKPFSHPFYWAAFTCSGLNSI from the coding sequence ATGGCACAACGTAGCGAAGATTATTACAGACTAATTCACCATCTGCTCACCTGTCGTGATGGAGAAGAGTCAAAGATTTTGATGGCAAATCCTGACTTAATTGATGATGGGTTAATAGAGGCGCTAAAGCAAGTATCTAGTATGATGGCGCAGCAAGGAAACCAGAACTTGGCTGATTATTTAATTGATATTGCCAAAGAGGTTCCCAATACACCATTTTTTAGAAGTGTTACCAGTGCGACAGGTGCGAAAAGTAGTGCTTCACCAAGAGTAAAAGATTTACAACTGCCCCCTCTCCTAGATGAAATATTCAAGACAATGGGAGAAAGCCAAGGCAACCCGCAAGTTGTGTACAGGTTGCTGCAAGCTAATAAGGACAAACTCAATGACAATTTTGTTGAGCAGTATCATCAATGGGCTGTTTCTAGTTTGCACAATGCTGATCCTGATACAGCCGAGATGCTGGCAACACTAATTATTGGTTTTAGCAGTCTAATGTATCAATCTCCGTTGGGTAACAGAGATATTAACTTAGAAATTGCGATTACAGGGTACGAAGTTGTTGCTAACATTTTTACCCGTGAAGCTTTTCCGCAAAAATGGGCAGAAAGTCAATTAAATTTAGCCCCAGCTTACCGCCATCGAATACGAGGAAATCGTGCCGATAACCAAGAAAAGGCAATTGCTGCTTGTAATAATGGCTTGCTTATCTACACTCGTGAGACTTGTCTAGACAAGTGGGCTACACTGCAAAATAATCTCGGTCTTGTCTATACTGACAGAATTACAGAAGACAAAGCCGAAAACCTCGAAAAGTCTATTTCTTGCTATGAAACTGCTTTAAAAATTGTTAATCGTACTCAACTTCCTGAACTTTGGGGTACTCTTCAAAATAATTTGGGTAATGCCTACCTTTTTAGGATTCAGGGTGATGAAGCACAGAATTTAGATCATGCGATCGCTTGTTACCAAGTTGCGCTGCAAGTGCGTACCCGTTCAGCATCGCCCTATTATTGGGCTAGTAGCCAACACAACCTTGCTACTGCTTACGAGCAAAGAATTTTAGGCAATAAACAACAGAATTTAGAAAAGGCAATTTCGGCATATATTAACGCCTTAGAAGTTTACACCATTTCTGATTATCCTGAACGTTGGGCAGGAACAAAAAGTAGTCTGGGAAATGCCTATTATGCAACAGATAAATTTACTGAAGCAATTGACTGTCTCCGCGCTGCTTTGCAATTCTTTACTTCCACCAATTTTCCCAGAGAGTGCATTAGAACTGGATTGATTTTAGGTAAAACAGCCTTGGCTGCTGGTATGAAAGCAGAAGCTTTTGAAGGTTATTCTGTTGCCATTGAAGCTGCAGAACAAATTCGCCATTGGGGTGGTATTTCTAATGCACAAGAAATACCTGAAGAAATTCAAGCCTACACAAATATGGTTGTTTTCTGCATTACCAATGGCGAACAAGATAAAGCCAGAGAATATGCAGAACGTTCTGGATTTCAACAGGTTTTAAGCTTACTGGATGATGAATTCAAGAAAGTATTTTCAAATTTACAATTTCTTGGACAAGTATTACAAGTAACGGCTGAAAATCCAGGGGAATCACAAATTGTATATCAACTACTAGAAAATAACATTCATCAATTAAATGAAGAATTTGTTGAGCAATTGCAAGCGATTGAGTATGGTTGGCGAGACCTTACATCAGGACAAAGTATTCAAATTGCCGCAACTTTGTTAAGTTTTAGCGACCTGATTCAGCAATTTTCAATAGGCGAGCAAGCGACTAACTTAAGAATTGCAGCTACAGGTTATGAGGTAGCCACGGCAGTTTTCACCAAAAAAGATTTTCCTGAACAATGGGGAAATATTCAAGATCGCATCCGTAGAATATTTCTGTTTCAGCTATTTGAAGTACTATCAAAAAATCAACAAAATTCTGAATGTATATACCAGTTACTAGAAGCAAACAAGCACAAACTAGATGAACGTTTCGCAACTATTTTGCGATTGAATACAGAAGCTATACTGTCTGAAGTACCACCAGAGGGTGCAAAAAGTATTGCTACGATCCTTTTCTATTTGAGTAGTCTGATTCAGGAATTTCAACAAGGTAATCAGGCAAATAATTTAGAGATTTCCATTACAGGTCATGAAGTTGCTGCTAAAGTTTTGCAAAACGAAGATTCACCAGAAGCATGGTGTCTGTGTCAAAGTATGCTTGGTAATGCTTACCACCGTCGAATCAAGGGTGAGCGAGCAGAAAATCTCGAAAAATCCCTTTTTTACTTGCATAAAGCTTTGCAAGTTCCTACCCACGAACAGTTTCCCCAACTTTGGGCAGAAATTCAAAGTAATTTGGTTATTGCTTATAGCTATCGAATTCGTGGAGATCAAGCTGAGAATTTAGAACTAGCAATAAAAGCTGGCGAAGCTGCGATGCAGGTTTATACCCGTGATAAATATCCTGAAGGATGGGGAAAAATCCAAAACAATTTGGGTATTGTTTACCGCGATCGCATTCTAGGTAACAAAGCTGAAAATTTAGAAAAAGCGATCGCGCATTATCAAAATTCTCTTTTAGTTCGTACTCGTGAAGACTTCCCAGAACTTTGGGCACAGACTCAAATGAATTTGGCATCTGCCTATCGTAATAGACGATTAGGTGATGCAGCAGAAAATGTGGAAATGGCGATCGCTGCTAATACCTCTGCTTTACAAGTTTACAGAAAAGAAGCCTTTCCTGAAAATTGGGCGGGAGTACAAATGAATCTGGCTAATGCCTATCTTCACCGCATTCATGGAGATGAAAATGAGAACTTACAAAAAGCGATCGCTGCTCATCAATCTGCTTTAAAAGTCTTAACGAAAGATGAATTTCCTTACTCTTGGGCTATGACTCATCTGAATTTAGGAAATGTCTTCTTAGCGCAAGATCAAACAGAAGCAGCAATTACTTGTTATCGTTCAGCTTTAAAAATCTTCACTCCCATCGCTTTTCCAGCAGAATGCCTAAAAGCAGGACAAATGCTGGGGAACACTACTTTTATGCTTAGTGATTGGGCTGAAGTTATTAAGGGTTATAGTGTGGCGATTGAAGCTGTAGAAAACAGTCGCAGTTGGGCAAGTTCAGAAACACGTCGTCAAGAAATATTAGCTGATTCTATCCATATTTACCAATATATGGTGCAAGCTTGTATTAATAATAAACACCCGAGTAAAGCTGTTGAATATGTCGAACGTTCTCGCTCAAAACGACTCGTAGATTTAATGGCAAGTAATGATCTTTACTCAGATGGTGAAATACCCCCTGAAATTCAACAGTATTTACAAGATTTTGAAGCTATACAACGGCAGATTGATAATGAAATACATTATAATAGCGGCAATCTTGATGGTAATGAACTCGGTAAAAGCGGACATAATCGGGCTGCGATCGCACCTGATAGCGAAACAATTGCCAATTTGGAAGCTAATAAACAGCAAATTTGGGAGCAAATACGTCGCTTAGATCCTGTACTGGCTGGTCAAATTCAAGTAATTCCTATGAATTTGTCATCAATACAGCAGCTAATTAAACTGCCGACAACAGCTATTCTTAGTTTTTATATTACTTTGTTTGACACCCATATTTTTGTCATCCGACAAAATCAAATTAATTTGCACACTTGTACTGGATTAGGATTTGAAATTTTACAAGCATCTATTTTAACTCCCTGGTTAGAGCAATATCTTAATAAACAAGATACTTGGAAAGAGCAATTACCCTTATTAGCAGCAAAACTAGCTGAATTTTTAAAATTAAATAATTTAATTGCACAACATTTAAAAAGCATTGAGGAATTGATTATTATTCCTCATATAGGATTACATCAAATCCCTTTTTCGGCTTTACCAATTGCTGAAAATCAATATCTCGGAGATAAATTTCTCATTCGTTACGTTCCTAGTTGTCAAATTTTAGAATTTTGTCATAACCGCTCCACCAGTGGTAGTTATTTGGACTACGGCATAGTAGAAGATGCTACTGAAGATTTACCCTATGCTAGTTGGGAAGGAGAACAACTAGCAACTTTGTATGATATTCCCAATCATTTGCATTTAAAAGGTAATCAACAAGCTAGTGTGAGCAACTATCGGAATCTGCTGCAAAAAGTACAAGTAATTCACTCTAGTCATCATGCCCAATCGCGGCTTGATAATCCTTTAGAATCGGCATTAATTTTAGCAGATGGGTGTATTACTTTAAGTCAGTTATTAACTCCAAGTTGGCGTATTCCTCAGCTAGAAGAGGTATTTCTCTCCTGCTGTGAAACTGGTTTAGGTGTGGCTGAGATCACGGACGATATTTTAACTCTTTCAACAGGTTTTCTTTGTGTTGGTGCTAGAAGTGTTATTAGTACACTTTGGGCTGTGGATGACTTGGCAACAGCACTGTTTTCTTTATTTTATTATCAATACCGACATCAGGGAAATCACCGATTAGAGTCAATTAAAAAAGCTCAATTTGAACTGCGAACTATTACAGGTGAAACTCTTGCTATTGTTTACAAACCGAAGTTAAGTGATTTCCTGACGCAGAAACTCAAGGAAACCGACACGCTGCGTAAAGAAGCTAAAAAAGAACGGGATATTCATCCGCATGATTCTTCGATGTACCAGCAAGTCGAGCAAGAATATAAAAAACATGACCAAGTTGGAAAACAAATCTATCAAGCAAAACGAAATTTGGACTCTTTTTGTCAAGAGTCCAAACCTTTTTCCCACCCTTTCTATTGGGCTGCTTTTACCTGTTCAGGGTTAAATTCGATTTAG